The DNA window TGGAGCCGGTGATGTATGCTCTTACCATTCAGATAAGTCACAACAACGTGAAGATGAGAAAGCCTACATCATAAACTTAAAGGGCAGACATCCTCAATTCGGGGAGGAACTAATGGCTGCCTGGTCTGAATATGAAAGTCAGGAAACGCAAGAGTCTCGTTGGCTAATGCTATTCGATAAGCTGGTTCCATTTTTATTGAATATCGCCACTGAATGCCGGACATGGAGAGAGCAGAATATTGATTCCGAAATGGTTAAGAGCCATAATAAGTTCATTCAAGACCTATCGCCTGAGATCCACTCCTGGATGATGGGGGAATTGGATATCGCTGTAAAAAATGGGTGGATAAATGAGCCTAACAAACAAATTCAGGCGGACGCCCTCGGCGCCTCTGATCATTAACGTCAGATAGAATGAATTACCCGGAGAATATTGTATACGATTTTGACCATAAGGCTCTGAGCGCCTACCTCAAAACGTCTTGGTTCTTTAAGTGGTTTGGTATACTAGGTATCTTCGGGGCTACGTTCGCTCTTATGCCATTTGCCGAATGGCTTGAAGGGGAAGTTCTACTCGGAAAAGCAATATTTATTTCTATGTGGATTCTAATAGGAACGGTTGGTGTCTCAACAGCCTGCTATCTGCTCTTTAGTCATTTCCGGGCGTCAGCAACTGCGAAAACAATTTTCCTGAGGGTTGAAGGGAGTTTTTTGGTTACTGGTGC is part of the Opitutales bacterium genome and encodes:
- a CDS encoding HD domain-containing protein, which encodes MFAFKSLLLELDSLKGVYRKSFISAEKRKENSAEHSWHLAVAVIAMKHFLPDDVNVERMIQLSLLHDVCEIGAGDVCSYHSDKSQQREDEKAYIINLKGRHPQFGEELMAAWSEYESQETQESRWLMLFDKLVPFLLNIATECRTWREQNIDSEMVKSHNKFIQDLSPEIHSWMMGELDIAVKNGWINEPNKQIQADALGASDH